One region of Primulina tabacum isolate GXHZ01 chromosome 1, ASM2559414v2, whole genome shotgun sequence genomic DNA includes:
- the LOC142518280 gene encoding uncharacterized protein LOC142518280, with protein sequence MAKRSIMSLEFTPNYGWMREPTLVTIKLYYNGSMDSNRKRKTYKGGSTEYFDFVDMDKIGLIELWGYAEQVGCVEKDKFRFWHKIGKSLNNGRYLESDADVVQIKNHVPKNFEVEIYIEHDEFVSINEIDASGVLEKPKEVEPKTRVVITDEDEA encoded by the exons ATGGCTAAAAGAAGTATAATGTCTCTTGAATTCACCCCGAATTATG GCTGGATGCGAGAACCCACTCTTGTTACAATTAAATTGTACTACAATGGTTCAATGGACAGCAATCGCAAGAGGAAAACGTACAAAGGTGGGAGTACTGAATACTTTGATTTTGTGGATATGGATAAGATAGGCTTGATTGAACTCTGGGGTTATGCTGAGCAAGTAGGATGCGTGGAGAAAGATAAGTTCAGATTTTGGCACAAAATCGGTAAATCTTTGAACAATGGTAGATATTTGGAAAGTGATGCTGATGTGGTTCAAATTAAGAACCACGTCCCCAAAAACTTTGAAGTGGAAATTTATATTGAACATGATGAATTTGTTTCAATAAATGAGATAGATGCATCTGGTGTTTTAGAGAAACCAAAAGAAGTTGAACcgaaaacaagggttgtaatcACTGATGAAGATGAGGCATAA
- the LOC142505652 gene encoding uncharacterized protein LOC142505652 — translation MQGDEGDDDCAESDELESAFDSQEEDSQKFEMIKTFKPEHKNCYWNVKNKNIKSSWLGETFVSKLKSNPKLGTREFQEEVKSTLNVSLTYKQAYLGRKKALKLVDGRIAEQFSQIRNYCAELRRSDEGASLILKLTDGDDAPRFQRLYVCFSACKQGFKESCRPVLLTAVGLDPNNNIFPIAYALVEGETKDSWMWFLQLLNNDIGFENEDGWTFMSDKQKGLIPAFENLFPNAENRFCVRHLYTNMKHDGFRCVGIKNALWAAARATRVKEFKRRMEDLKKINHDAYIWLSKKPEQHWSKAYFSTIPKCDILLNNMCECFNSMILDAREKPIISMFKTLRNLLMVRFQTNREKAEK, via the exons ATGCAAGGTGATGAAGGAGATGATGATTGTGCAGAAAGTGATGAGTTAGAGAGTGCATTTGATTCTCAAGAGGAAGATTCACAAAAATTCGAAAT GATAAAGACATTTAAACCTGAGCACAAAAACTGCTATTGGAatgttaagaacaaaaacatcAAGTCAAGCTGGTTAGGTGAAACTTTTGTGAGTAAATTGAAATCAAATCCTAAGTTAGGTACCAGAGAGTTCCAAGAAGAGGTTAAATCTACTTTGAATGTATCCCTCACATATAAACAAGCTTATTTGGGTCGGAAAAAAGCATTAAAGCTAGTTGATGGCAGGATAGCGGAACAATTTAgccaaataagaaattattgtgCTGAACTGAGAAGGTCCGATGAAGGTGCATCACTGATTCTGAAACTGACTGATGGAGATGATGCGCCAAGATTTCAGAGGCTGTATGTGTGCTTCTCGGCCTGTAAACAAGGTTTTAAGGAGTCTTGTAGACCTGTG TTGTTGACAGCAGTTGGCCTAGATCCAAATAACAACATTTTTCCTATTGCTTATGCATTGGTGGAAGGAGAGACAAAGGATAGTTGGATGTGGTTTCTGCAGTTGTTGAATAACGATATTGGCTTTGAGAATGAAGATGGTTGGACCTTCATGTCTGATAAGCAAAAAGGCTTGATTCCTGCCTTTgagaatttgtttccaaatgccGAAAATAGATTTTGTGTTAGGCATCTATACACCAACATGAAACACGATGGTTTCAGATGTGTGGGGATTAAAAATGCTCTTTGGGCTGCGGCTAGGGCAACAAGAGTTAAAGAGTTCAAAAGGCGGATGGAAGACTTGAAGAAGATCAATCATGATGCCTATATCTGGTTGAGCAAAAAACCTGAACAACACTGGTCCAAGGCATACTTCAGCACGATTCCAAAATGTGATATACTTCTTAACAACATGTGTGAGTGTTTCAACAGCATGATTTTAGATGCAAGAGAAAAACCAATCATTTCAATGTTC